The proteins below are encoded in one region of Rhodothermales bacterium:
- a CDS encoding ABC transporter permease — translation PIQIIIGKVIPYFFLSFVNVITILVLARLVFGVPVKGSIPLLLLECLLFILCALSLGILISARSSSQQTATMISLAGLLLPTVILSGFIFPISSMPEPLQWVTHIVPAKWFLIIIRGIMLKGVGIAYFWKETVILGGMTLLLMIASIRSFKVRLE, via the coding sequence CCGATTCAAATCATCATAGGAAAGGTCATCCCGTACTTCTTTCTGTCGTTCGTCAACGTCATCACGATCCTGGTTCTGGCCCGTCTAGTATTCGGCGTTCCCGTCAAGGGAAGTATCCCGCTGCTTCTTCTGGAGTGCCTCCTGTTCATCCTCTGTGCGCTGTCGCTGGGGATCCTGATCTCCGCCCGAAGCTCATCGCAGCAAACCGCCACCATGATTTCGCTCGCCGGCCTGTTGCTTCCGACGGTCATCCTTTCGGGTTTCATTTTCCCGATCTCCAGCATGCCCGAACCCCTTCAATGGGTCACCCACATCGTGCCGGCGAAGTGGTTCCTGATCATCATCCGGGGCATCATGCTCAAGGGTGTTGGTATTGCCTACTTCTGGAAGGAGACGGTCATCCTCGGGGGAATGACCCTTTTGCTGATGATCGCAAGTATTCGCAGCTTCAAGGTTCGGTTGGAATAG
- a CDS encoding ABC transporter permease produces MRTLLYILQKEFLQIFRNRAMLPIIFVMPVIQLIILGNAATFEVRQIEVSVVDMDRSATSRLLVSKIEASGYFKIVEQPGSEHSAGEALLSGDADMVMQIPRHFERDLRRLGTVDLQIILDAQDGATSGVAFSYASNIIESFDRQILVKQVGTPVTSVQGPRIAVVPASWYNPNLNYETYMVPGILVVLVTMIGAFLSAMNVVREKEIGTIEQLNVTPIRKYQFIIGKLLPFLVIALFELAFGLVIARLLFDVPMLGSLPLIFALATVYMLVVLGIGLWISTFTDTQQQAMFLAWFFMVVFILMSGLFTPIESMPPWAQELTRLNPVAYFIKIMRRVLLKGAGFESVINEFVALVVYAFIVLSLAVRQYRKVTA; encoded by the coding sequence ATGCGAACGCTGCTCTACATACTTCAGAAGGAGTTCCTGCAGATCTTCAGGAACCGCGCGATGCTGCCCATCATCTTCGTGATGCCCGTGATCCAGTTGATCATTCTGGGTAATGCGGCGACGTTTGAAGTCCGGCAGATCGAGGTGAGCGTCGTCGATATGGATCGGTCCGCTACCTCACGATTGCTTGTGAGCAAGATCGAGGCGTCCGGATATTTCAAGATCGTGGAGCAGCCAGGTAGCGAGCATTCGGCCGGCGAAGCACTGCTCAGTGGCGACGCGGACATGGTGATGCAGATCCCAAGACATTTCGAGCGGGATCTCCGCCGACTCGGTACTGTGGATCTCCAGATTATTCTTGATGCGCAGGACGGGGCGACTTCCGGCGTCGCATTCTCGTATGCATCGAACATCATCGAATCGTTCGACCGGCAAATTCTCGTAAAGCAGGTAGGGACACCGGTGACGTCTGTGCAGGGTCCGCGAATCGCGGTGGTACCTGCCAGTTGGTACAACCCGAATCTGAATTACGAGACGTACATGGTTCCGGGAATCCTGGTCGTGCTCGTAACGATGATCGGCGCCTTTCTTTCCGCGATGAATGTGGTGCGTGAAAAGGAGATTGGCACGATCGAGCAGCTCAACGTGACGCCGATCCGGAAGTACCAGTTCATCATTGGCAAGCTCCTTCCGTTCCTGGTGATTGCCCTTTTCGAGCTGGCTTTCGGACTGGTCATTGCCAGGCTGCTGTTCGACGTACCGATGCTCGGAAGCTTGCCGCTGATCTTCGCGCTCGCGACGGTCTACATGCTCGTCGTGCTCGGCATCGGATTGTGGATCTCGACGTTCACCGACACACAGCAGCAGGCTATGTTTCTCGCGTGGTTCTTCATGGTCGTGTTCATCCTGATGAGCGGACTGTTCACGCCGATCGAGAGCATGCCGCCCTGGGCTCAGGAGTTGACGCGGCTGAACCCTGTGGCGTATTTCATCAAGATCATGCGGCGGGTCTTGCTGAAGGGTGCCGGATTCGAGAGTGTGATCAACGAGTTCGTGGCACTCGTCGTCTACGCGTTCATCGTGCTGTCGCTGGCCGTGAGACAGTACAGGAAGGTGACGGCGTGA
- a CDS encoding serine/threonine-protein kinase, with translation MIGTTISHYRITDEIGRGGMGVVYKAEDTRLDRTVALKFFPPHALITEDDRARFYREARAAAALHHPNIATVFEIDEVSIPTDSGASKSTPLIAMEYVEGETLTDRIARGPLPLKDVISIATQSAEALKAAHAKDIVHRDVKSGNIMLTSDGKAKVLDFGLAKTAASTKLTQMGSTLGTAAYMSPEQARGEEVDNRSDLWSLGGVIYEMITGRVPFPGDYEQAIVYGILNSDPEPPTALRSGIPMELEWVVDKLLSKDRTKRYQSGDEVIVDLARIDLGAQSTMKTAAYTSAHPAQADAKRSSVPLWTLIAGVVLALLAGALASWFLSTGEREQAVLHLQLAIAEEAGGAVAASNQGPSVALSPDGERLVFRGRSDGRIRLFVQNFAEGGVPTAIDGTENANAPVFSPDGNSIVFKSGNFLKKVGLRGGAPQNVDPRGGEYPSFSWSQDDQIVYVPSYGDGVYRVPASGGDPELLVDPDIEKGEVGFTYPQLLPGGTHILCASYGSGFKIIVIDLEDKTRTVLFEGAIAPRYLPSGHIAFVQKKSLLVAGFDEEGLTIGDPVVMVDGVLSDFDTITSHYAVSASGSLVFLSGSTIWDRDLIEIDRAGGVRVIQTERRGFNGLGLSPDGSLLAAQVLSGLDEAEIRMIDMQSGDAQRFASSPSWENRGPWLPDGSGMVFSSERRGTADIYVQRFGDSGPVSLVTNEHSKYPTSISRDGSLVAYQEVHPETGSDLWLVSMDEPESPRPFLRSSAFEDDAAISPDGRHVAYTSDESGRNEVYVALIEGTSRRVKVSRDGGTNPVWIRSGGGLLYQIDGTVMEVETQDRGRSFSRPRVAFEGVNQWTARADGSAVITLSAVPSPRQPQLVIGWLDEVKRQVPSK, from the coding sequence ATGATCGGCACCACCATATCCCACTATAGAATCACGGACGAGATCGGTCGCGGTGGCATGGGTGTGGTGTACAAAGCCGAGGACACCAGGCTCGACCGGACCGTCGCACTCAAGTTCTTTCCGCCGCACGCACTCATCACCGAAGACGACCGGGCTCGCTTCTATCGTGAGGCGCGGGCTGCCGCGGCGCTGCATCATCCGAACATTGCGACGGTGTTCGAGATCGATGAAGTTAGCATACCGACGGATTCCGGGGCCTCGAAAAGCACCCCCCTCATCGCGATGGAATACGTCGAGGGCGAGACGCTCACGGATCGCATCGCCAGAGGGCCTCTTCCCCTCAAAGATGTCATATCGATTGCCACGCAATCGGCGGAGGCTCTGAAGGCCGCACATGCAAAAGACATCGTTCATCGCGACGTGAAGAGCGGCAACATCATGCTCACGTCCGACGGCAAAGCGAAGGTGCTCGACTTCGGTCTGGCGAAGACCGCTGCCTCGACGAAGCTGACACAGATGGGCTCGACACTCGGTACTGCCGCCTACATGAGTCCGGAGCAGGCACGCGGTGAGGAAGTCGACAACCGCTCCGATCTATGGTCGCTCGGCGGTGTCATCTATGAGATGATCACAGGTCGGGTGCCATTCCCCGGCGACTACGAGCAGGCGATCGTCTACGGCATCCTGAACTCGGATCCGGAGCCGCCTACGGCCCTTCGTTCCGGTATTCCGATGGAGCTCGAGTGGGTCGTCGACAAGCTTCTTAGCAAGGATCGCACAAAACGCTATCAGAGCGGCGACGAGGTCATCGTTGACCTGGCCCGTATTGATCTCGGCGCGCAGTCGACTATGAAAACGGCAGCGTACACGAGTGCACACCCGGCGCAAGCAGACGCCAAGCGATCCTCGGTACCACTCTGGACACTCATCGCAGGCGTTGTTCTTGCCCTGTTGGCCGGAGCGTTGGCGTCGTGGTTCCTGTCCACCGGGGAGAGGGAGCAGGCCGTTCTTCATCTGCAGCTTGCCATTGCAGAGGAGGCGGGAGGCGCGGTGGCTGCGTCGAACCAGGGACCGTCCGTCGCGCTTTCGCCCGACGGGGAACGGCTGGTCTTCAGGGGCCGATCGGACGGACGAATACGACTCTTTGTGCAGAACTTCGCCGAGGGTGGCGTGCCGACTGCCATCGACGGGACGGAAAATGCCAACGCGCCTGTGTTTTCCCCTGACGGGAACAGCATCGTCTTCAAATCGGGTAACTTTCTCAAGAAGGTTGGCCTTCGTGGCGGTGCCCCGCAGAACGTGGATCCGAGGGGGGGCGAGTATCCGAGTTTTTCATGGTCACAGGATGACCAGATCGTGTACGTGCCCAGCTATGGGGATGGGGTATATCGCGTCCCCGCATCCGGTGGTGATCCGGAGCTGCTGGTTGACCCGGACATCGAAAAAGGTGAAGTCGGATTCACGTACCCGCAGCTGCTACCGGGAGGGACGCACATTTTGTGCGCGTCATACGGGAGCGGCTTCAAGATTATTGTCATAGATCTGGAGGATAAGACTCGCACGGTACTGTTCGAGGGAGCAATAGCGCCCAGGTATCTGCCCAGTGGACACATCGCCTTCGTACAAAAGAAGTCTCTTCTGGTCGCCGGGTTCGATGAGGAAGGATTGACAATCGGTGATCCGGTTGTAATGGTCGACGGGGTGCTCTCGGACTTCGATACGATCACCTCGCACTATGCCGTTTCCGCGTCAGGCTCGCTTGTTTTTCTGTCCGGAAGCACGATATGGGATCGCGACCTGATTGAGATCGACCGTGCTGGAGGCGTGCGCGTTATTCAGACAGAGCGGAGAGGATTCAACGGGCTCGGGCTGTCGCCCGACGGCTCTCTGCTGGCAGCGCAGGTTCTGTCAGGTCTCGACGAAGCTGAAATCCGAATGATCGATATGCAGAGCGGAGATGCCCAGCGCTTCGCGTCCTCACCATCCTGGGAGAATCGCGGGCCCTGGCTCCCCGACGGATCAGGCATGGTATTCAGTTCCGAGCGACGTGGCACAGCGGACATCTACGTGCAGCGTTTCGGCGACTCGGGTCCGGTCTCGCTGGTCACGAACGAGCACAGCAAGTATCCTACGTCGATTTCAAGAGACGGTAGCCTGGTCGCCTATCAGGAGGTTCACCCGGAGACGGGCTCCGATCTCTGGCTGGTGTCCATGGATGAACCGGAGAGTCCACGACCGTTCCTTCGCTCATCGGCGTTCGAGGATGACGCGGCGATTTCGCCGGATGGGCGACACGTCGCATACACATCGGACGAGTCGGGCCGCAATGAGGTGTACGTGGCTCTGATCGAAGGCACGAGTCGACGTGTGAAGGTGTCGCGGGACGGAGGGACGAACCCGGTATGGATCAGGTCGGGCGGCGGCCTGCTGTACCAGATTGACGGGACGGTCATGGAGGTGGAAACACAGGACCGGGGAAGGTCCTTCTCGAGACCTCGCGTGGCGTTCGAGGGTGTGAATCAGTGGACCGCCAGGGCAGACGGTAGCGCCGTGATTACCCTTTCGGCCGTACCGTCGCCGCGACAACCGCAGCTTGTTATTGGATGGTTGGATGAGGTGAAGAGACAGGTTCCGTCGAAGTAG